The window CAGAGTCAGGGGGCGTCCGCGAAGTGAAGTCGGCGGCGCGCACGGTCGAACTGCTGGAACTCCTCGCCGCCCGCGGCGACCGCCCGGCCCGGCTCCAGGAACTGGCGGACGAACTCGACGTCCCGCGCAGCTCCATGTACGCGCTGCTCCAGACCCTGATCTCGCGCGGCTGGGTCCGCACGGACGTCACCGGCTCGCTCTACGGCATCGGCATCCACGCCCTGCTCACCGGCACGAGCTACCTCGACTCCGACCCTCGGGTCCGCACGGTGCGCCCGTATCTCGACGAGGCGTCCGAGGCGCTGGGCGAGACCATCCACCTGGGGCGTCTGGACGGGCGGGACGTGGCCTACCTGGCGACGCGCGAGTCGCACGAGTACCTGCGCACGATCAGCCGCGTGGGCCGCCGGCTGCCCGCGCACGTGGGCGCGCTCGGCAAGGCACTGCTGGCCGAGCGCCCGGACGGGGACCTCCCCGAGGGGCCGTACGAGGCGATGACCCCCAACACCCGCACCACCCGGGAGTCATTGGCGGCCGATCTCACCCGGATCCGCGCCCGCGGCTACTCGATCGACCGCGAGGAGGGCGTGACCGGCATCGTCGGCTTCGGCTTCGCACTTCGCTACGACGCACCCGCCCAGGACGCCATCAGCTGCTCGGTGCCGGTGGCCCGGCTGACGCCCGCGCACGAGGAGCGGATCGTCGCGGTGATGCGGGAGATCCGGGCGAAGATCGAGTCCGTGGTGCCGTCGGGAGGCGGCTCGGTGGACTGGCGTTAACCCACGCGTCTACCCGACACCTCCGAGGCCAAACGGAATGTGCCCCGGATCACACCCCCTCCCCTTCTTCGCGCGTCCCCCGGCTTGATACAAATTGCCCGCGCGTTCCTGTCCGTCGACGGTCGTCGCCCAATCCCCCTTTTGAGCCCCTCCTTTCGCATGCCCTGGGAACGCCCGTGTCCGCCCGCACCACCCTCGTCGCCCTCTTCACGGCGGGGTATCTCGCCCCTTACCTCCTGCCGACCACCGTCGGCCGCCTCGACTCGGGGCTTCCCCTCACCGCCACCCAGTCCGGCGCCATCGGCAGTGCGCTACTGCTGAGTTCGGCGGCGGCGGGGTTCCTGCTCGCCTCGCGCGTCGACCGGATCGGCCCCCGCCTGCTCGCCCGCCTCGGCCTCACCCTCGCCGTCCTCGGCTACGGCGGGGCCGCGCTGACCCACTCCGTCCCGGCCGTCGTCGCGGGCGCGATGGTCGGCGGATTCGGCTCCGGTACGGCTACGGCGGTGGCCGCCACCGGGATCGCGGGGCGCCCGGATCCGCACCGCGTCACCACGTACGGCCTGCTCGGCGTCTCCGCCCTCGCGGGCGCGGTGTATCTGACGGTCCCGCATCTCGGGCCCGGCCACGGCCTGCCGTTCGCCGCGATCGCGCTCACGGCGCTGGCGGTGTGGCCGCTGACGTCCCGGCTGACGCCGAGCACCGCCGTCGACCGCACGGTGCACCACAAGACCCCGCTTCCCCACCTCCGCTCGGGCCTCGTCCTCGCCGCAGCCCTGATGTGCTGGTCCCTCGCCCAGAACTCCCTGTGGGGCGTCAGTGGCCGGATCGGGCTGACGCAGGCGCATCTGAGCGAGGTCACGGTCGGCGCGGTGTTCGCCGTGGCGCTCGGCGCGGGGTTGCTCGGCGTGGTCGCGGCGAGTGCTCTTGGGCCGCGGCTTGGGCTGGCGCTGCCGATCGGTGCGGGTACGGCCGTTATCGCGGCCTGTATCGCGGTCAGCGCCTCCGCGCGGGATCTTGTGACCTTCGCGACCGGTGAGATCGCCTGGAACGCCCTCTACCCGATCGTGCTGTCGTACGTCATCGGCCTTGCCGCGTCGCTGGACGGGCGGGGGCGGTGGGCGGTGCTGGTCGGCTCAGCGTCGTCTTTGGGTACGGCTGCGGGACCGCTGACCGGCAGTGTGCTGTCGGCTGCGGCGGGTTTTCCAGTGATGGGGGCGATGCTGGCGGCGGGACTGGTCGTGATCGCTGTCCCGATGACAGTGGTGGCTGTGGGGGCGGGTAGGCGGTCGCTGCCGGTTGTCGAGATTCCGGTGGAGACATCCGCCTACGAGACTGCCACGGCTGCTTGAGCGCGAGTGCGGGTCGACTGTGGCTGGTCGCGCAGTTCCCCGCGCCCCTGAGGGAGTTCTAGAACTCGTACGTTTCTACCTCGGCCAGATACCGTGCCCTTCGCTCCTCGTCGTGCTCCAGGAAGGACGCGACGAAGGAGTTGCGGGCCAGCTCGCGGAGCTTCTCCTGGTCAAGGCCCAGCGCCGAGCGCACCGCGTCGAAGTTGTCGCCCGCGTACCCCCCGAAGTACGCCGGGTCGTCGGAGTTGACCGTGCACAGGAGGCCGGCGTCGAGCATGGCGGGCAGTGGGTGGTCCGCCAGGGTGTCCACCGTGCGCAGGCGGACGTTCGACAGGGGGCAGAGCGTCAGCGGGACGCGGTCCCGGACGAGCCGGTCGACCAGCTCCGGCGACTCCATGCACCGCAGCCCGTGGTCGACGCGCTCCACGCCGAGCACGTCCAGGGCCTCGGTGATGTACTCCGGCGGCCCCTCCTCACCGGCGTGTGCCACGCGGCGCAGGCCGAGGGCGGCGGCGGCCTCGTACACCTCGCGGAACTTCACCGGCGGATGCCCGACCTCGGCCGAGTCCAGGCCGACGCCGACGATCCGGTCGAGGTACGGCTTCGCGGCCTCCAGGGTCGCCATGGCCGACTCGGCGGACTCGTCGCGCAGGAAGCACAGGATGAGCTGCGTGGAGATGCCGTGGTTCGCCTCGCTGCGGTCCAGCGCCCGGGAGAGCCCCTCGACGACCGTGCCCATGGACAGCCCCCGCGCCAGATGGGCCTGTGGGTCGAAGAAGATCTCCGCGTGCCGTACGCCCTGCGCGGCGGCGCGGGCGAGATAGGCGTTCGCGAGGTCCTCGAAGTCCCGCTCGGTGCGCAGCACCGCCATGAGCTCGTAGTACAGGTTCAGAAAGGACTGGAGATCCTCGAACTGGTACGCCTTGCGCAGCTCGTCCGTGTCCGCGTACGGCAGCTCGACACCATTACGCGCGGCCAGGGCGAAGGCCAGCTCCGGCTCCAGGGTGCCTTCGATGTGGAGGTGCAGTTCAGCTTTGGGGAGGGGCATCAAGGCATCGTACGGCTGCTTTATCTGCGCTTCGGAAGCGGCACCCGCAGCAGATCGTGCGCCACCGTCAGCTCCCCCTCGAACCCTGCCGCCCGCGCCTGCCGTTCGAACTCGTCGGGCTCGGAGTAGCGCTGGCTGAAGTGCGTCAGCACCAGATGCCGTACGCCCGCGTCCCGCGCCGCGCGGGCCGCCTGTCCCGCGGTGAGGTGGCCGTGTTCGACGGCGAGGTCGGTGTCCTCGTCGAGGAAGGTCGACTCGATGACCAGCAGATCGCAGCCGTCGGCGAGCGCGTGCACCCCGTCGCACAGCCGGGTGTCCATGACGAACGCGAACCGCTGACCGCGGCGCACCTCGCTGACCTCGTCCAGCCGGACGTCCCCGAGGACACCCTCCCGCTGGATCCGGCCCACGTCCGGGCCCTTGATGCCGCGCGCGGCGAGCCGGTCGGGCAGCATCCGGCGGCCGTCGGGCTCGATCAGGCGATAGCCGTAGGACTCGACGGGGTGGGAGAGTTTTCGGGCCTCCAGCGTGTAGGCGGGTGTCTCGGCGAGAACCCCGTCCTGCGCCACCGGCAGCTGCTGGATGTCGACCGTTTCCCGGTACGCCGTCGCGTACCGCAGGCGGTCGAAGAAACGCTGCCCCGACTTCGGGTAGTGCGCGGTCACCTCGTGCGGGACCTTGTCGAGGTTGATCCGCTGGATGACTCCGGCGAGGCCGAGCGAGTGGTCGCCGTGGAAGTGCGTGACGCAGATCCGGTTCAGGTCGTGGGCGGCGACGCCGGCGCGCAGCATCTGGCGCTGCGTGCCCTCGCCGGGATCGAAGAGGATGCCCTCCCCGTCCCAGCGCAGGAGGTAGCCGTTGTGGTTGCGGTGCCTGGTCGGGACCTGGCTGGCGGTGCCGAGGACCACGAGTTCGCGTACGGACATCTTTTCAGCCGGGGGGCCACTGCATGCCGCGGCCGCCGAGGAGGTGGGCGTGGGCGTGGAAGACGGTCTGGCCTGCGCCGGCGCCGGTGTTGAAGACGATGCGGTAGCTTTCGAGCTTTTCTTCCGCGGCTACCTCACCTGCGTCGCGGAGGACGTCGGCGGCGAGTTGGGGGGCGGCTGCGGCGAGTTCGGCCGCGTTGCGGTAGTGCGCCTTGGGGATCACCAGGATGTGGATGGGGGCCTGGGGGTTGATGTCCCGGAAGGCCACGGTGGTGTCGGTTTCGCGGACGACCGTCGCGGGGACGTGGCCCTCTGCGATCTTGCAGAACAGGCAGTCTTCCTGCGGTTCTCCAGCCATGTGCGTGTGCCTCCTCACGCCAGGTGATCAGTACGGGGGAATCGTAGTCGTCTTAAGTAGGCAATCCGGGCGGAGTTTTCGCCGGCCGCTCCTCCAACGCCTCCAACGCTATCCGCACCGCCTCGTCCAACTGGGCGTCCACCCCCGCCGCGTAGTCCTGTGGCCGCTGCACCACTTCCACATCCGGGTCCACCCCGTGGTTCTCCACCCCCCACCCGTAACCCTCCAGCCAGATCGCGTACTTCGGCTGGGTGATCAGCGTGCCGTCCACGAGTCGGTAGCGGCTGTCGATGCCGATCACCCCGCCCCATGTGCGCGTGCCGACGACCGGGCCTATGCCCAGTGCCTTGATCGCCGCGTTGACGATGTCGCCGTCCGAGCCGGAGAACTCGTCGGCCACGGCTACGACCGGGCCGCGCGGGGCGTCCTCGGGGTAGGCGTACGGCCGCATGCCCCGCGGCACTCCCCAGCCGACGATCCGCCGGGCCAGCTTCTCCACGACGAGCTGTGAGGTGTGGCCGCCGCGGTTCTCCCTGACGTCCACGACGAGCCCCTCCCGGGCCACTTCCGCGCGCAGGTCCCGGTGGATCTGCGCCCAGCCCGGCGCCTGCATGTCGGGGACGTGGAGGTAGCCGAGCCGTCCACCGCTCCGCTCATGGACGTACGCCCGCCGGCCCGCCACCCAGTCGTGGTAGCGCAGGGGTTCCTCGTCCGCCACGGGGACCACGACCGCGTGCCTCAGCTCGCCGCCGCCCGCCGGGGACACGGTCAGCTCGACCGGTCTGCCCGCCGTGCCGACCAGCAGTGGGCCGGGGCCGGTCACCGGGTCCACCGGTATGCCGCTCACCGCGACGATCGCGTCCCCGGCCCGTACCGCCACCCCGGGTGCCGCGAGCGGGGCGCGGGCGTGGGGGTCGGAGGTCTCCGAGGGGAGGATGCGGTCGATGCGCCAAGTGCCGTCCTCGCGGCGGGAGATGTCGGCGCCGAGCAGGCCCTGGCGGGGGCCGCCGCCGGAGCCGCCGCGCGGGACGACGTACGCGTGGGAGGTGCCGAGTTCGCCCTGGACCTCGTAGAGGAGGTCGATCAGGTCGTCGTGGGTGGCCAGCCGGTCCAGGACCGGGCGGTAGCGGTCGAGCGCCCCCGCCCAGTCCACGCCGCTCATGTCGGGGCGCCAGAAGTGGTCCCGCATGATGCGGCCGGTCTCCTCGTACATCTGCCGCCACTCGGCGGCCGGGTCGATCAACTGCCGTACGCGGCCGAGGTCGACGGTGATGTTGGAGTCGCTGTCCTCGTCGCCGGAGGCCCGCCGGTCGCTCGGTACAACCTTCAGCCGGCCGTCCGTCCACAGCAGCACCCGCTTGCCGTCGCCGCTGACCTCGAAGTGGTCGGCGTCGGCGGCCAGATGCTCCACGCGCTGCTGGACGAGGTCGTAGCGCTCCAGCTCGGACTTGGGATCCGGGTCGTCCGGGGTGGCCCTGGACGCGCCGAGTTCGCCGGTGACGGGGTGGCGCAGCCACAGGACGCCGTCCTTGGCGGCGCGCAGGTGGGTGTAGCGGGCGGCCTCGACCGGGAACGGCACGATCCGGTCGGCGAGCCCTTCTAGGTCGATGCGGGTGGTCGGGGTGCCCTCGCTGTCGGGCGTCTCGTCCTTGTCGGGCGCGTCGAAGGGGCGCCCGTGCCGCTGCGGTCCGAACGGCGAGGGTGTGGTCGCGGCCAGCGTGATCAGGTACGGGCGGGAGCCGGCCACGAAGGCCAGGTCGAAGACGTGCTCGTCGTAGACCGGGTCGAAGGAGCGGGCGGAGAGGAAGGCGAGGTGCTTGCCGTCCTGGGTGAAGGCGGGGGCGTAGTCCTGGAAGCGCAGGGGGGTCGCCTCGGTGACCGACAGGTCCGTGGTGTTGGCCAGGCGCAGCTGGCTCAGCGGGGTCGGGCCGGGGTGCGACCAGGCCAGCCACGCCGAGTCCGGTGAGAAGACCAGGCCGGACACATCTCCGTCCTCGCTGCGGTCCACCTCGCGGACCTCGCCGGTCTCCCGTTCGACGAGGAGCACCCGTCCGTCGTGCGAGGCGACGGCGGCCCGGCTGCCGTCGGGGGCCATTGCGAGGCCGAGGACGCGGCCGAGCTGTCCGGCGGCGAGCCTGCGCGGGGTCGCGCCCGGGGCGAGGCCGGTCGCGGGAGCGAACTCCAGCGCGTCGTCGCCCTCGGCGTCGGTCACCCACACCACCCATTCCTCGCCGTCGACGCGGAAGGTGCGGGGCTTGCGGGCCCGTACGCCGGGTTCGGCGGCGAGCGCGCGGGCCGGTCCGGAGCGGTGGGTGACCCAGTGGACGGAGCCGCGCACCAGGACGGCGCTGCCGCGCGCGGTGTGGTCGGGGGCGGCGGCGCCGAACCAGCGGGCGGCGCTGACCGGGTGCGGGCGGCGGTCGGTGCGCTGGCCGCCGAGCCGGATGTCGAGTCGGCGCGGTTCGGCGCCGTCCAGGTCGTCGAGCAGCCAGAGTTCACCGGCCGAGGCGTAGACGACGCGGGTGCCGTCTCCGGCGGCGTGGCGGGCGTAGTAGCCGTCGACCGGGGTGTGGCGGCGCAGGTCGGAGCCGTCGGCGAGGGAGGAGTAGAGGGCGCCCACCCCTTCGTGGTCGCTGAGGAAGGCGATACGGTCACCGGCCCAGACGGGGTACTCGATGTTCCCGTCCAGCTCCTCGTGCAGCCGGACGAACTCGCCCTGTCCCTCCCGGTCGATCCACAACTTGCCCATCCGGCCGCCCCGGTAGCGCTTCCAGTGGGCCGCCTCCAGGCTCATGGTCGCGGACAGCAGCACGGTGTGCGGCCC of the Streptomyces sp. NBC_00287 genome contains:
- a CDS encoding ribonuclease Z; its protein translation is MSVRELVVLGTASQVPTRHRNHNGYLLRWDGEGILFDPGEGTQRQMLRAGVAAHDLNRICVTHFHGDHSLGLAGVIQRINLDKVPHEVTAHYPKSGQRFFDRLRYATAYRETVDIQQLPVAQDGVLAETPAYTLEARKLSHPVESYGYRLIEPDGRRMLPDRLAARGIKGPDVGRIQREGVLGDVRLDEVSEVRRGQRFAFVMDTRLCDGVHALADGCDLLVIESTFLDEDTDLAVEHGHLTAGQAARAARDAGVRHLVLTHFSQRYSEPDEFERQARAAGFEGELTVAHDLLRVPLPKRR
- a CDS encoding histidine triad nucleotide-binding protein, whose protein sequence is MAGEPQEDCLFCKIAEGHVPATVVRETDTTVAFRDINPQAPIHILVIPKAHYRNAAELAAAAPQLAADVLRDAGEVAAEEKLESYRIVFNTGAGAGQTVFHAHAHLLGGRGMQWPPG
- a CDS encoding S41 family peptidase translates to MTQPAAYLRYPHPHGELVAFTAEDDVWLAPLDGGRAWRVSADNMPVTLPRISPDGTTVAWTSSRDGAPEVHTAPVTGGPSTRLTHWGARTRVRGWTPDGHVLATSNRGQASRDRTWAHAVPLDGGPATTLPYGIVGDVAYGPHTVLLSATMSLEAAHWKRYRGGRMGKLWIDREGQGEFVRLHEELDGNIEYPVWAGDRIAFLSDHEGVGALYSSLADGSDLRRHTPVDGYYARHAAGDGTRVVYASAGELWLLDDLDGAEPRRLDIRLGGQRTDRRPHPVSAARWFGAAAPDHTARGSAVLVRGSVHWVTHRSGPARALAAEPGVRARKPRTFRVDGEEWVVWVTDAEGDDALEFAPATGLAPGATPRRLAAGQLGRVLGLAMAPDGSRAAVASHDGRVLLVERETGEVREVDRSEDGDVSGLVFSPDSAWLAWSHPGPTPLSQLRLANTTDLSVTEATPLRFQDYAPAFTQDGKHLAFLSARSFDPVYDEHVFDLAFVAGSRPYLITLAATTPSPFGPQRHGRPFDAPDKDETPDSEGTPTTRIDLEGLADRIVPFPVEAARYTHLRAAKDGVLWLRHPVTGELGASRATPDDPDPKSELERYDLVQQRVEHLAADADHFEVSGDGKRVLLWTDGRLKVVPSDRRASGDEDSDSNITVDLGRVRQLIDPAAEWRQMYEETGRIMRDHFWRPDMSGVDWAGALDRYRPVLDRLATHDDLIDLLYEVQGELGTSHAYVVPRGGSGGGPRQGLLGADISRREDGTWRIDRILPSETSDPHARAPLAAPGVAVRAGDAIVAVSGIPVDPVTGPGPLLVGTAGRPVELTVSPAGGGELRHAVVVPVADEEPLRYHDWVAGRRAYVHERSGGRLGYLHVPDMQAPGWAQIHRDLRAEVAREGLVVDVRENRGGHTSQLVVEKLARRIVGWGVPRGMRPYAYPEDAPRGPVVAVADEFSGSDGDIVNAAIKALGIGPVVGTRTWGGVIGIDSRYRLVDGTLITQPKYAIWLEGYGWGVENHGVDPDVEVVQRPQDYAAGVDAQLDEAVRIALEALEERPAKTPPGLPT
- a CDS encoding IclR family transcriptional regulator; the encoded protein is MSESGGVREVKSAARTVELLELLAARGDRPARLQELADELDVPRSSMYALLQTLISRGWVRTDVTGSLYGIGIHALLTGTSYLDSDPRVRTVRPYLDEASEALGETIHLGRLDGRDVAYLATRESHEYLRTISRVGRRLPAHVGALGKALLAERPDGDLPEGPYEAMTPNTRTTRESLAADLTRIRARGYSIDREEGVTGIVGFGFALRYDAPAQDAISCSVPVARLTPAHEERIVAVMREIRAKIESVVPSGGGSVDWR
- a CDS encoding MFS transporter, yielding MSARTTLVALFTAGYLAPYLLPTTVGRLDSGLPLTATQSGAIGSALLLSSAAAGFLLASRVDRIGPRLLARLGLTLAVLGYGGAALTHSVPAVVAGAMVGGFGSGTATAVAATGIAGRPDPHRVTTYGLLGVSALAGAVYLTVPHLGPGHGLPFAAIALTALAVWPLTSRLTPSTAVDRTVHHKTPLPHLRSGLVLAAALMCWSLAQNSLWGVSGRIGLTQAHLSEVTVGAVFAVALGAGLLGVVAASALGPRLGLALPIGAGTAVIAACIAVSASARDLVTFATGEIAWNALYPIVLSYVIGLAASLDGRGRWAVLVGSASSLGTAAGPLTGSVLSAAAGFPVMGAMLAAGLVVIAVPMTVVAVGAGRRSLPVVEIPVETSAYETATAA
- a CDS encoding adenosine deaminase, with the translated sequence MPLPKAELHLHIEGTLEPELAFALAARNGVELPYADTDELRKAYQFEDLQSFLNLYYELMAVLRTERDFEDLANAYLARAAAQGVRHAEIFFDPQAHLARGLSMGTVVEGLSRALDRSEANHGISTQLILCFLRDESAESAMATLEAAKPYLDRIVGVGLDSAEVGHPPVKFREVYEAAAALGLRRVAHAGEEGPPEYITEALDVLGVERVDHGLRCMESPELVDRLVRDRVPLTLCPLSNVRLRTVDTLADHPLPAMLDAGLLCTVNSDDPAYFGGYAGDNFDAVRSALGLDQEKLRELARNSFVASFLEHDEERRARYLAEVETYEF